A single region of the Pontibacter kalidii genome encodes:
- a CDS encoding nucleotidyltransferase gives MAKVIELQEGIHRQAAHDFYREALTIMTESNIDFMVGGGFALRLYTDIMRDTKDLDVFCKGSDTPALLKAFKENGFETELTDVRWLAKAIKGEHFMDIIFNNPGNHCAVDDSWFERSTLSELLGVKVRVIPAETLIWSKLYVQNRERYDGADINHIILRYGERLDWKWLWQHMETHWQLLLAQFLSFQFVYPSERDMIPKWLVDELFKRAQDELEMPAPKEKICRGPLIDQTQYKIDITEWDFKVVTIRSV, from the coding sequence ATGGCTAAAGTAATAGAACTACAGGAAGGGATTCACCGCCAGGCTGCGCACGATTTTTACCGGGAGGCCCTGACCATCATGACAGAAAGCAACATTGATTTTATGGTGGGAGGGGGCTTTGCCCTGCGCCTCTACACCGACATCATGCGCGATACGAAAGACCTGGATGTATTTTGCAAGGGAAGTGACACCCCCGCTTTGCTAAAGGCATTCAAAGAGAACGGCTTTGAGACGGAGCTGACTGACGTGCGCTGGCTGGCTAAGGCCATCAAGGGCGAGCACTTCATGGACATCATCTTTAACAACCCCGGCAACCACTGCGCCGTGGATGACAGCTGGTTCGAGCGCTCTACCCTAAGCGAGCTGCTGGGCGTGAAGGTAAGGGTGATCCCCGCCGAAACCCTGATCTGGTCGAAGCTGTACGTACAGAACAGGGAGCGCTACGATGGCGCCGACATTAACCACATCATCCTTCGCTACGGCGAGCGGCTGGACTGGAAGTGGCTGTGGCAGCACATGGAAACGCACTGGCAACTGTTGCTGGCCCAGTTCCTGTCTTTCCAGTTCGTATACCCCTCGGAGCGTGATATGATCCCGAAGTGGCTGGTAGACGAACTGTTTAAACGGGCGCAGGATGAGCTGGAGATGCCGGCACCAAAAGAGAAAATCTGCCGCGGTCCGCTCATCGACCAGACGCAGTACAAAATAGACATCACCGAATGGGACTTTAAAGTAGTTACCATCAGATCAGTATAA
- a CDS encoding glycoside hydrolase family 2 TIM barrel-domain containing protein yields the protein MLHPLLRKLLPSTILPGLLCLLLFSCSSTPDITEKYKPQGRKVEVIKKGDTYVLMRNGEPYFIKGAAGYEYYDRLRKYGGNSVRVWHTDDAQQVLDSAHVHGLTVTLGLWMAREREGFNYYDKKLVAQQREELREVVLKYKDHPALLMWGIGNELYADGSNVKVWDAVNGIAEMIHEVDPDHPTTTTVMNVPHKVVNLIAKRAPALDILSINSFGAMHNLPQELASTDWEGPYVISEFGARGYWESYYTWWMAPIEQTSSEKAEFARARYEQSVLADTSRCLGAYVFMWGNKQETTPTWFSLINEKGEETGLVHEMRQLWGDTTHTVNKPPYIAYLTLDNKFAFDQIYLKPEQTFEGAAFTFDPEQDTVEVQWEVLPEAEQQDGNADKQVKPKPVDDVLVKQEGTKVWLRTPRQQGAYRLYLYLRDGQNNLATANIPFFVTNEPLK from the coding sequence ATGCTTCACCCTTTGCTACGGAAGCTCTTGCCCAGTACCATTCTGCCTGGCTTGTTATGCCTGCTGCTGTTCTCCTGCAGCAGCACCCCCGACATTACGGAAAAGTATAAACCGCAGGGCCGCAAGGTGGAGGTGATAAAGAAAGGGGATACATACGTGCTGATGCGCAACGGCGAGCCCTACTTCATCAAAGGCGCCGCCGGCTACGAGTATTACGACCGCCTGCGCAAGTATGGTGGCAATTCGGTGCGGGTATGGCACACGGATGACGCCCAGCAGGTGCTGGACTCGGCCCATGTGCACGGCCTTACCGTTACGCTGGGCCTTTGGATGGCCCGTGAGCGGGAGGGTTTTAACTACTACGACAAAAAGCTGGTGGCCCAACAACGGGAGGAGTTGCGAGAGGTGGTGCTGAAGTATAAGGACCACCCGGCGCTGCTGATGTGGGGCATCGGCAACGAACTCTATGCCGATGGATCTAACGTGAAAGTATGGGACGCCGTGAACGGGATCGCCGAGATGATCCACGAGGTGGACCCCGACCACCCGACCACCACCACCGTGATGAACGTGCCACACAAAGTTGTGAACCTGATCGCCAAGCGTGCGCCTGCCCTCGACATCCTCTCCATCAACTCGTTCGGGGCGATGCACAACTTGCCGCAGGAACTGGCCAGCACAGACTGGGAAGGACCCTATGTGATTTCGGAGTTCGGCGCACGCGGTTACTGGGAGTCATACTATACCTGGTGGATGGCACCTATCGAGCAGACCAGTTCGGAGAAGGCCGAGTTTGCCCGTGCGCGCTATGAGCAGTCGGTGCTGGCCGACACCAGCCGCTGCCTGGGGGCTTACGTGTTTATGTGGGGCAACAAGCAGGAAACCACGCCCACCTGGTTCAGCCTGATCAACGAGAAGGGAGAGGAAACAGGCCTGGTGCACGAGATGCGCCAGCTCTGGGGCGATACCACCCATACCGTAAACAAGCCGCCTTACATCGCCTATCTTACTCTCGACAACAAGTTCGCCTTCGACCAGATTTACCTGAAGCCGGAGCAGACCTTTGAGGGAGCCGCCTTTACCTTCGACCCGGAGCAGGATACGGTGGAGGTGCAGTGGGAGGTGCTGCCCGAGGCCGAGCAGCAGGATGGCAACGCCGACAAGCAGGTAAAACCAAAGCCCGTAGATGATGTGCTGGTGAAGCAGGAGGGAACCAAAGTATGGCTGCGTACGCCACGCCAGCAGGGAGCTTACCGGCTGTACCTCTACCTGCGCGACGGGCAAAACAACCTGGCCACGGCCAACATCCCCTTCTTCGTGACGAACGAGCCACTTAAATAA